From Spirosoma aerolatum, one genomic window encodes:
- a CDS encoding Uma2 family endonuclease, producing the protein MIQASNPTLPQTLEAFLDWEPGDGFKYEWNNGEIIQSSGMKKKQYFIYNVLSKLFFEKGYHQQGMLMAEPDVMLTAFQMRHPDIAYFTDSQIQRGRNGEDVIPAFVIEVLSETDQAYRIEEKIAEYFKAGVQVIWNILPEQEVVYVYTSRKQVTICLDDDICSAAPVLPDFTIPVNTLFA; encoded by the coding sequence ATGATACAAGCGTCGAACCCAACACTTCCTCAAACGCTCGAAGCCTTTTTAGATTGGGAGCCCGGTGATGGCTTCAAGTATGAATGGAACAATGGGGAAATTATTCAGTCTTCAGGTATGAAGAAAAAGCAGTATTTTATTTATAACGTTCTGAGTAAGCTATTCTTCGAAAAGGGATACCATCAGCAAGGAATGCTCATGGCAGAACCCGACGTGATGCTTACAGCTTTCCAGATGCGCCATCCCGATATTGCTTATTTTACAGATTCGCAAATACAGCGAGGTCGAAATGGCGAGGATGTTATCCCGGCTTTTGTGATCGAAGTATTATCTGAAACGGATCAGGCATATCGAATTGAAGAAAAGATCGCTGAATATTTTAAAGCGGGGGTACAGGTCATCTGGAACATACTTCCAGAACAGGAAGTGGTGTACGTTTATACTTCCCGCAAACAGGTAACCATTTGTCTGGACGACGATATCTGTTCAGCAGCCCCTGTTCTGCCTGACTTCACGATTCCTGTAAATACATTGTTCGCCTAG
- the leuS gene encoding leucine--tRNA ligase has protein sequence MADYNHRETEQKWQRFWDEHQTYQPEANTDKPKYYVLDMFPYPSGAGLHVGHPLGYIASDIVARYKRLKGFNVLHPMGFDSFGLPAEQYAIQTGQHPAITTEQNRVRYIEQLKNIGFSFDWSREVRTSDPAYYKWTQWIFMELFRSWYNRDTDRAEPIETLLEKFATNGTTDVNAVCDDDTPTFTAAEWNAMSAEESYKITLKYRLTYLADAVVNWCPALGTVLANDEVKDGVSERGGYPVEQKLMRQWMMRITAYADRLLTGLDTIDWTESLKEQQRNWIGKSVGASVKFPVASTPNDYIEVFTTRVDTIYGVTFMVLAPEHELVTQLTTPEQHEAVEAYVNAAKMRSERDRMAETKVISGVFTGSYCINPFNGEKVPIYLADYVLAGYGTGAVMAVPSGDQRDWNFATHFGLPIIPILDAQKDIDKQADNTKEGHYINSGIINGMTYKEATATLIAWLEERGLGRGKVNYRMRDAVFSRQRYWGEPVPVYFKGGLPYLIDESDLPLELPAIDKYLPTETGEPPLGRAEGWKYKGQYEYELSTMPGWAGSSWYWYRYMDPNNDTAFASKEAINYWQNVDLYIGGTEHATGHLLYSRFWNKFLKDRGYVPQEEPFKKLINQGMIQGRSNFVYRVKGTGQEGIAPVFVSLNQINGQDVTPLHADVNIVENDVLDLDAFKAARPDLTENAEFITEPDGRYTVGAEVEKMSKSKFNVVNPDMIVEKYGADVLRLYEMFLGPLEQAKPWNTNGIDGVYRFIRKFWRLFYKDNTDGSSTWLVTDEQPTPAELKILHKTIQKAEGDIDLYSFNTSVSAFMVCVNELTALNCHKRAILQDLVLILSSYAPHITEELWAALGNEPGTISKAKFPTFNPAYLVEDAFEYPIQINGKVRTTISFSLDRAPTEIEKEVLADEIVQKWLDGKSPKKVVVVPKRIVNVVI, from the coding sequence ATGGCCGACTACAATCACCGCGAAACCGAACAAAAATGGCAACGGTTTTGGGACGAACACCAGACCTACCAGCCCGAAGCCAATACCGACAAGCCAAAATACTATGTGCTCGATATGTTTCCGTATCCATCAGGAGCCGGATTACACGTTGGTCACCCCCTTGGCTACATTGCGTCGGATATTGTGGCGCGGTATAAGCGACTGAAAGGGTTTAATGTCCTACACCCAATGGGTTTCGACTCGTTTGGGCTTCCGGCCGAACAGTATGCCATTCAGACCGGACAGCATCCGGCCATCACCACCGAGCAAAACCGCGTTCGGTATATCGAGCAATTAAAAAATATTGGCTTTAGCTTCGACTGGAGCCGGGAGGTTCGCACGTCCGATCCGGCCTATTACAAATGGACGCAGTGGATTTTCATGGAGTTGTTTCGGTCGTGGTACAACCGCGATACCGACCGCGCGGAACCCATTGAAACGCTGCTGGAAAAATTTGCCACCAACGGGACTACGGATGTCAACGCCGTTTGTGACGACGACACTCCGACGTTTACAGCCGCCGAATGGAATGCGATGTCGGCAGAAGAGTCGTATAAAATTACCCTGAAATACCGCCTGACCTACCTGGCTGATGCTGTCGTTAACTGGTGTCCGGCATTAGGAACCGTGCTGGCCAACGATGAGGTGAAAGACGGTGTGTCGGAGCGGGGTGGCTATCCGGTCGAGCAGAAATTGATGCGTCAGTGGATGATGCGGATTACGGCTTATGCTGATCGCTTGCTGACCGGCCTGGACACCATCGACTGGACCGAATCGCTGAAAGAACAGCAACGCAACTGGATCGGTAAGAGCGTAGGCGCCAGTGTGAAATTTCCAGTAGCGAGTACACCTAACGACTATATCGAAGTGTTCACCACCCGCGTGGATACCATTTATGGGGTAACCTTTATGGTATTGGCACCCGAACATGAACTGGTGACTCAGTTGACAACACCTGAACAGCATGAAGCTGTAGAAGCTTATGTCAATGCCGCCAAAATGCGTTCTGAGCGGGATCGTATGGCCGAGACGAAGGTTATTTCGGGGGTATTTACGGGTAGTTACTGTATCAATCCGTTCAATGGAGAAAAGGTACCTATCTACCTGGCCGATTATGTACTGGCCGGATACGGTACGGGGGCTGTGATGGCGGTACCGTCGGGCGATCAGCGCGACTGGAACTTTGCCACCCACTTCGGGTTGCCGATCATACCCATTCTGGATGCACAGAAAGACATCGATAAACAGGCCGACAATACAAAGGAAGGCCATTATATCAACTCAGGCATCATCAACGGTATGACTTATAAAGAGGCAACAGCCACCTTGATTGCCTGGCTGGAAGAGCGTGGATTGGGTCGTGGGAAGGTCAATTATCGGATGCGGGATGCCGTATTCAGCCGTCAGCGCTACTGGGGTGAACCTGTACCTGTGTATTTCAAAGGTGGGTTGCCCTATCTAATCGATGAAAGCGATCTTCCGCTGGAATTGCCTGCTATTGACAAATACCTGCCCACTGAAACGGGCGAACCACCCCTAGGCCGTGCGGAGGGTTGGAAATACAAGGGCCAGTACGAATATGAGTTGAGCACTATGCCGGGCTGGGCTGGTTCATCATGGTACTGGTACCGCTACATGGACCCGAACAACGACACGGCCTTTGCCAGCAAAGAGGCCATCAACTACTGGCAAAATGTTGACCTGTACATCGGGGGTACCGAACATGCGACGGGACATCTGCTGTATAGCCGTTTCTGGAACAAGTTCCTGAAAGACCGAGGCTATGTACCGCAGGAAGAACCGTTCAAAAAACTGATTAACCAGGGCATGATTCAGGGCCGGTCGAATTTTGTGTACCGGGTGAAAGGTACTGGACAGGAGGGGATTGCTCCGGTTTTTGTTTCGTTGAATCAAATTAATGGCCAGGACGTGACGCCTTTGCATGCCGATGTGAATATTGTTGAAAACGACGTCTTGGATCTTGATGCCTTCAAAGCGGCCCGGCCCGATTTAACCGAGAACGCTGAGTTTATCACTGAACCTGATGGTCGTTACACTGTTGGGGCTGAGGTTGAAAAAATGTCGAAGTCGAAATTCAACGTTGTCAATCCCGACATGATTGTTGAAAAATACGGTGCAGATGTTCTTCGGCTGTATGAAATGTTCCTGGGGCCACTGGAGCAGGCGAAACCTTGGAATACGAACGGTATTGACGGGGTATATCGGTTTATCCGTAAGTTCTGGCGGTTGTTTTATAAGGATAACACCGATGGGAGCAGCACTTGGCTGGTAACCGATGAACAGCCTACCCCTGCCGAGCTGAAGATTCTGCACAAGACGATTCAGAAGGCCGAAGGGGACATTGATTTGTATTCGTTCAATACTTCGGTCAGTGCGTTTATGGTCTGCGTAAATGAGTTAACAGCGTTAAATTGCCATAAACGAGCCATTTTGCAGGATTTGGTGCTGATTTTGTCGTCTTATGCGCCACACATTACGGAAGAGTTGTGGGCTGCGCTGGGCAACGAACCCGGCACCATTTCGAAAGCGAAATTCCCGACATTTAACCCGGCTTATCTGGTAGAAGATGCCTTCGAATATCCGATTCAGATCAACGGGAAAGTGCGTACCACGATCAGTTTCTCGCTGGATCGCGCACCAACCGAGATCGAGAAGGAAGTACTGGCTGATGAGATTGTTCAGAAGTGGCTGGATGGAAAGTCGCCGAAGAAAGTCGTCGTCGTTCCCAAACGCATCGTAAATGTGGTGATATAA
- a CDS encoding LLM class flavin-dependent oxidoreductase has product MIPFSILDLSPIVAGNTAAQALRNTLNLAQHAESLGYNRYWLAEHHNMPGVASAATSVVIGYVAGGTETIRVGSGGIMLPNHSPLVIAEQFGTLESLYPGRIDLGLGRAPGADQATARALRRDATGPDTFPQDVVELMHYFQPDDSNQFVQAVPGNGLNVPIWILGSSLFGAQLAAMLGLPYAFASHFAPKDLMHALHVYRTHFTPSAQLDKPYAMVAANVIVADTDREAERLFTSVQQQFLYIRRGKARQMQPPVDDLTAQWADYELAGIESVFKYALVGSPKTVQRQLRTFLEQTQADEFILSAPIFDHEARKHSLTLTAQVRDALATQPTRYMPVS; this is encoded by the coding sequence ATGATTCCCTTTTCAATTCTGGATCTATCGCCCATTGTCGCCGGAAACACGGCTGCTCAGGCATTACGTAATACACTCAATCTGGCGCAACATGCCGAATCGCTGGGCTATAATCGATATTGGCTGGCGGAGCACCATAACATGCCGGGTGTGGCCAGTGCGGCTACGTCAGTCGTCATTGGCTATGTAGCCGGCGGTACCGAAACGATTCGCGTGGGGTCGGGCGGTATTATGCTACCCAATCATTCGCCCCTGGTGATTGCCGAACAATTCGGTACGTTGGAATCACTCTATCCGGGCCGGATTGACCTGGGTCTTGGTCGGGCTCCGGGAGCCGATCAGGCCACCGCCCGCGCCTTACGACGGGATGCCACTGGCCCCGATACATTCCCGCAGGATGTGGTTGAACTGATGCACTATTTTCAGCCCGACGACTCCAATCAGTTTGTGCAGGCCGTACCAGGTAATGGACTTAATGTTCCGATCTGGATACTCGGTTCCAGCTTATTTGGTGCTCAACTGGCGGCTATGCTTGGGCTACCCTATGCCTTTGCCTCGCATTTTGCGCCGAAAGATCTGATGCATGCCCTGCATGTATACCGTACTCATTTCACCCCATCGGCCCAACTGGATAAACCCTACGCGATGGTAGCCGCTAATGTAATCGTAGCCGATACCGACCGGGAAGCGGAGCGATTGTTCACTTCGGTTCAACAGCAGTTTTTGTACATACGCCGGGGAAAAGCCCGCCAAATGCAACCACCTGTCGACGATCTGACTGCCCAATGGGCAGACTATGAACTGGCTGGTATCGAGTCGGTCTTTAAGTATGCATTGGTTGGTTCACCCAAAACTGTACAACGTCAGCTACGTACTTTTCTGGAGCAAACACAGGCTGATGAGTTCATCCTATCTGCCCCTATTTTTGACCACGAAGCCCGGAAACATTCCCTTACCCTGACCGCACAGGTACGCGATGCTCTTGCCACTCAGCCGACCAGGTATATGCCCGTTTCGTAA